A stretch of DNA from Deltaproteobacteria bacterium:
GGAAGACGACACGCACCGCCGTTCCGCGGGATTTGGGAAATTTCCAGTGCGCGATCTTTTTGACCACGGCGTCGTCCAGTGCCGGCCAGTTCACGCCGCTCTGGCGGATCTCAGGCGATTCCACCGATCCGTCCGGGCGGATGACGAACGACACGACGATCTTGCCGCTCAAGGAGGGATTTTTCAGCAATTCCCTGTTGTAGGCGTACCGGATGCCGCTTCGGTAGCTCGACACCCTGGAAGCGATGGCGCCGGTGGTCCGGTTTTCATCGTCGATCCCTCCGCTGATTTCGGCGTCCAGACCGGAATCGGTCCGGAAAACCTGCGAGGAAAGGACGCGCGAAGCCCTCGGCGCCGTGGCCACCTGCTTCCCGATTCCGGGAGCCCTGCCGACTTTCGCCGGGTCTTCTCCTCCCGATGCGGGATTGTACGGGACAGTCTGCGCACCCTTCGATGCGACGCGGATCTCGCGGGGGATCTTTATCCCGCTTAGCGGATCGGCCCCGGCGTCACCCCCTCTTTCCCTGGCGAGCATCCTGAGGATTCCCCGTTTGGCGACCTTCTCGCGGATCGCCTCACGCGAAGGAACGGGGCTCGGCGCGGGAGGCGCCCCTCCCGGGCCGACATGCGCAGCCGGGGGCGGGGGAGGCGCCTTTTCCACCGGCAGCATGGGTATCTTCGGAAGCTCCTGCGAAGGTATCTCGGCGATGTCCACCTGCAGGAAATCCTCGGGAGTCGCCGGCCGCGATTGCCAGTATGGACTGGTCAGGAGGCCCGCGATGTGAAGAGCGACGGACAACAGGAGCCCTATGCGGAAAAACCGCTGCTGCCTCGAATCCAACGAGCAGAAGAATCCGGCGGAATCAGGGCCGGGATCCCCGTTCATTCCGGAAAATCCTCCGTGCCGCGGCATTCCCGCAGGAGGTTTTCCTTGCCATCCCGCCGGTAGCGAACGGGAAGGAGGCGGAACCTGGCCTTTGGGAGGAAAAAGAGGACGCCGGGATGTTCTGCGCTTCCCGTTATCCTCACCTCTTCGAGACGGTGGATGTTCTTTCCGTCAGGCCTTCGCTGCGGTTTCGCGGCCTTCGGATTCTCTCCGAAAGCGAGTGAGACCGAGAGAAGGAGGATCACCGCCGCGGCTGCGATTTTTCCAGCCATTCGATCCACTTGCCGACCTCGTCCTTTCTCAGGCCCCCCAAAGTAACATATCGGCGATAACATTCCAGGGCTTCAGCCGTTCTCCCCTCGTAGATCTCGCGGAAAATGCCGAGGCCGATCCAGCCCTGCGGCATCTCCGGTTTCTCCTTCACGGCTTTTTCGAGGCTTTCGCGGGCCTCTTTCCATTTCCCCCGCTCCATGCGCACAAGCCCCGCGTTGGCGTGGATCTCCGGGAAGAAATCCGCGTCCTCCGGGTTCCGCGTGAGGATGATTTCCGCTCCGGGAAGGTTCCCCTTTCGGTATTCCATGAACGCTGCAAGGTTGGCCGCCTGCGCCGCCATTCGCCGCTGGGCGGCCGGGACGTTGTCCAACGGAGGAAGCCGGTCGGATTCCCTTTCCCATGCGAATCGGGATGCGGCGACGGGCAGCAGGCCGGCGGCTTCCGGGGACATTTCCGATGCGTAACTGCGGGCCGCCGTCACGTTTCCCTTACGGTAAGCGAGGACGGCCATGTTCCAGGGAAGGGAGGGAACGGCTGACTTTCTTGCCCGCATCGATAAAAGGAGCATGGCCGCACGGTCGGTGTCGCCAAGCTCCACCAGGGCGGCGGCCACGTTCGCCGCAAGCTCGGGAAGCATCCCGGGCGGGAGCCCCGCTCCGGCGGGCAGGACACGGTCGGCCAGCATGCGCGCGTTCCGCAGGTCCCCCCGCATTATGTAGATACCAAGGAGGTTCGCCGCGCCCGCCTCGTGCACCGGGGTGCGTTCCGCGAGCCTGCGATACCGGTCGGCCGCCGCCTCGATATCCCCTCCGAGGTGCAGCAGGACACCCTGGTGGAAGATAGCGTCCGCCTCCCAGGGGCTTCCTTCCAGCGCTATCCACAGCGGAAGCGCATCCTTCCCCGCGCCGCGCGAGATCGCCTCCTTCGTCCGTTCGATCGCCGACGCGTAGGCTTTGGCGTATTCCTGCCGTTTCTTCGCCTCGTCGGCAGGCGCCGCGGCGGATTCCTTCCTGACTTCGCTGGGAGGCGCCGGCAGCAGGACGCCTGTCCTGGGGGCGCATGCGCAGAGGAACAGGGCGGCCGCGATAGCCGTCGCCGGGGCAGCGAGGCGTAATATCACGGCGCGCTCCTCTCTATTATTCCGCGAAATACCGGGACGGCCAGGACGGGGAATGCGTACTCCCCCTTTTTTCCGTAGCGCGCGGGGCGGAGGGCTTTCAGCCGCTGCAGGCTTTTCTCCACCCATTCGGAACGGAAGTCGCCCGCGACGGCCTGCCGGAGGTTCCTCGCATACGCCTCCACCGCCTTTTCCTCGATCGGTGCGGCTTTTTCCTCGAGCAGGAAACCGTACTCATCACGCTCCGGATCGGACAATCCTTTAGGCGGAGGAGAAGACAGGATGGCGGAACGGAAATCCTCGAACGCCTCCCCGAGCCTGTGCAGCGATGCGGAAACGATCGTTGCGTCTCCCCATCGGATCGCCTCGACGTAAAGATTCGCAGAGACCTCAAGGGCGCCCTGTTTTGCGGGGAAAGACTTTTCGAAGGGCGGGGCGATCGATAGCTCCCGGTATTTCCGTAAACGGAATTCCGCGCGCTGGAACAGCGCGCTGCCCGCAAGCGCCGGAGCGGCCTCCGGCGCGGCATCATGCGCGGAGACCGCCTCCCCGTAATAACGATCGGATTCCTGCATCCTTCCTTCCGCCCGGGCGCTCTCCCCTGCGCGAAAAAGGCATTGCACACGAAGCGCCGGAGTTATCCCGGGCAGGCCGGCGGCCGCCGCAAGGTTTTTTCTCGCGCGCTGTTCATCCTTTCCCCGGGAGAACAGCCCGGCGGCCCGGAGCAGGTTCTCCGTGCGGTCCTCGAGCGATGCCCCGGCAACGGACGCGAGCCGTTCGTATCGGTCTCCCGCGGCCGGCATGTTCCCCGCCTTTTCAAAAATGCTCGCCAGCCTCCTCGTTGCATCGATGGAAAGGTCCGGGTCCGAATTCGACGATTCGACCGTAAGCAATGCCGCAACGGCCTCCGCGCTCTTTCCCGCCTGCGCATAGGCCGTTCCCGCCCGTAACCGGGCGACAGGCGCGATTTCCAGCGAGGGGAACTCCCGATCGACGGCCGAGAAAATCGCCGCCGCCTCCGCCGCCCGGGAGGAGGGGAGCTTTTCGGCACGCCGGAAGAGCGAGAAGCCAATCCACTTCGCGGCTTCCTTCGCCTCTTCCGGCGCAGGTCCCGCCGCAAGGAGGGCCCGGAACGC
This window harbors:
- a CDS encoding TonB family protein produces the protein MNGDPGPDSAGFFCSLDSRQQRFFRIGLLLSVALHIAGLLTSPYWQSRPATPEDFLQVDIAEIPSQELPKIPMLPVEKAPPPPPAAHVGPGGAPPAPSPVPSREAIREKVAKRGILRMLARERGGDAGADPLSGIKIPREIRVASKGAQTVPYNPASGGEDPAKVGRAPGIGKQVATAPRASRVLSSQVFRTDSGLDAEISGGIDDENRTTGAIASRVSSYRSGIRYAYNRELLKNPSLSGKIVVSFVIRPDGSVESPEIRQSGVNWPALDDAVVKKIAHWKFPKSRGTAVRVVFPFVFHPEM
- a CDS encoding tetratricopeptide repeat protein, which encodes MILRLAAPATAIAAALFLCACAPRTGVLLPAPPSEVRKESAAAPADEAKKRQEYAKAYASAIERTKEAISRGAGKDALPLWIALEGSPWEADAIFHQGVLLHLGGDIEAAADRYRRLAERTPVHEAGAANLLGIYIMRGDLRNARMLADRVLPAGAGLPPGMLPELAANVAAALVELGDTDRAAMLLLSMRARKSAVPSLPWNMAVLAYRKGNVTAARSYASEMSPEAAGLLPVAASRFAWERESDRLPPLDNVPAAQRRMAAQAANLAAFMEYRKGNLPGAEIILTRNPEDADFFPEIHANAGLVRMERGKWKEARESLEKAVKEKPEMPQGWIGLGIFREIYEGRTAEALECYRRYVTLGGLRKDEVGKWIEWLEKSQPRR